Part of the Numenius arquata unplaced genomic scaffold, bNumArq3.hap1.1 HAP1_SCAFFOLD_1473, whole genome shotgun sequence genome, GCCGGCGGCGAGTGGTGGCCATGGCCGACGTCATCGTGCCGGGGCACGGGCCACCATTCCGCGTCATCAAggagtggggggaggaggaggaggaggaggaggaggaagaaggggccACCACCGGAGGTGGCCACGAGGGACGTCGTGGGGACAAGTCCAAGGGCGATGGAAGCCTTGGAGATGCCACCAAAGCATGAGAGaacccttggggacatcgggagggacctggggacacccccaatgGAGGTGGaacccctggagatgccaccaaggAGGAGGACAATGGGGTTGGAGATGTCCCCAAACCATGAgagaccccttggggacatcaagagGGACTTAGGGACAtcaggagggacatggggacgagTCCAAGGGTGATGGAAGCCTTGGAGATGCCACCAAAGCATGAGAGaacccttggggacatcgggAGGGACCCGGGGACATCAAGAGGGACTTGGGGACATCAGGAGACTCCTTGGGGACATCAACGGACTCCTTGCGGACATCaggagggacctggggacacccccaatgGGGGAGGGACCCTTGGAGATGCCACCAAGGAGGAGGACAATGGGGTTGGAGATGTCCCCAAACCATGAgagaccccttggggacatcaagagGGACTTGGGGACGTCAAGAGGGACTTGGGGACATCAGGAGGCTCCTTAGGGACATCAGGAGGGACATAGGGACGAGTCCAAGGGTGATGGAAGCCTTGGAGATGCCACCAAAGCATGAGAgaacccttggggacatcaggagactccttggggacatcaagaaaccccttggggacatcaagagGGACCTGGGGACATCAAGAGGGACTTGGGGACATCAAAAGACTCCTTGGAGACATCAagagggacctggggacacccccaatgGAGGTGGaacccctggagatgccaccaaggAGGAGGACAATGGGGTTGGAGATGTCGCCAAACCATGAgagaccccttggggacatcaagagGACTTGGGGACATCAAGaaaccccttggggacatcaagagGCACTTGGGGACATCAGGAGACTCCTTAGGGACATCAGGAGACTCCTTGGGGACATCAAGAGACTCCTTGCGGACATCaggagggacctggggacacccccaatgGAGGAGGGACCCTTGGAGATGTCACCAAGGAGGAGGACAATGGGGCTGGAGATGTCTCCAAACCATGAGAGACCCCTGGTGACATCAAGAGGGACTTGGGGACATCAAGaaaccccttggggacatcaggagaCTCCTTGGGGACATCAACGGACtccttggggacatcaggagggacctggggacacTCCCAATGGAGATGGaacccctggagatgccaccaagcCACAAGAGACCCCTTGGGACATCAGGAGACtccttggggacatcaggagGGACTTGGGGACATCAAGAGGCACCTGGGGACAATCCCAGTGGAGATGGGACCCCTGGAGATGTCTCCAAGGAGAAGGACGATGGGGCTGGAGACGTCCCCAAGTCATGAGAGACCCCCGTGGGGACATCAGGAGggacttggggacacccccaatgGAGATGGaacccctggagatgccaccaaaccATGAgagaccccttggggacatcaataGACTCTGTGGGGACATCAACAGGGACCTGGGGACAACCTCAGGGGAGGTGGAACCCCTGGAGATGTCCCCAAGAAGGAGGACAGTGGGGCTGGAGATGTCCCCAAGTCATGAGAGACCCGTTGGGGACATCAATAGACTCCGTGGGGACATCAGCAGGGACCTGGGGACAACCCCATGGAGATGGAACCTctggagatgccaccaaaccATGAgagaccccttggggacatcaaggtaCTCCTCGGGGACGTCaggagggacctggggacaccaagataccccttggggacaccccttgGGGGACAAGGAGACCCCAGCGATGTCCCCAAGGAATGAGGACCCTTGGGGACgtccccaggggacaggggagggaccTGGGGACAAGGAGCCAATGGGAGCTCAGGGACGGGGGGTGGAGGTGCCCGACGTCACTTTGTCACCGCGATGTCCCCCAGGACGTTGTCCCCAGGCCCCCCTGGGACGGGCCAGAGGTTGGTGGCACCTCAGggttggtggtggcatctcagggACGTGGCGCCACCCCGTAGGAGatattccccaccccccccgaccagtcccatcccagttcctcccagtccctcccagtgggACACAGGGACCACCCTTGGGGCCACCTccaggactttgtgtcccccatcccccggGGGGGGTTataaaaggggggggaggggggagaaggtgACACCGAGGAGCCCCAGCCATGGCTCGGTCCCCGCAGCccttggtggccctggtggccctggtggtGGCCCCGGTTTGGGGGTGGGACAAAAGCGTCACCGTCACCACCCTCTCCGTGGACAACGGGGGGccctggggggactggggggacccCGAGTTTTGTCCCAAAGGCTCCTACGCCACCGGGTTCCAGCTGAAGGTGGGACATTtcgggaaggggggggtggggggggggacacacgggacgGGGACACGGacaagggggggtgggggacgtACCTGGGGGGGtgacacgtgtgtgtgtcccccctctctctctctgggggTCCCCAAGGTGGAGCCCCACAAGGGTTTCTTCGGGGACGACACCGGCCTCAACGGGGTGCGGCTGCTCTGCGCCAGGGGGGGGGCCGTCACCTCCAGCGAGGGGCCGTgagtcggggggcgggggggggggacatgtgTGGGGTGGGGACGGGACGTGTGGGGCGGGGGGTCCTTCTATGGGGTGAGGGTAGTGGCCgtggggggggacatggcggTCTGTGTGGGGCggtgggggatgtgtggggcaggggggggccgtggggtccttctgtggggcagggaggtggccatgggggggacatgtggggcaggggggggctgtGACCTCTAGTGAGGGGCAGTGAGTCAGGGGGGGacacgtgtggggcagggggggatgtggggtccTTTTATGGGGTGAGGGTAGTGGCTGTGGGGGGGTACATGGGGGTctatgtggggcagggggggggacacggggaggatgtggggcaggggggggggatgtgtggggcaggggggggccgtggggtccttctgtggggcagggaggtggccatggggggggacatgggggtctatgtggggcagggggggacatgtggggcagggaggtggccatgggggggacatgtggggcagggggggctgtgaCCTCCAGCGAGGGGCTGtgagttgggggcgggggggacacatgTGGggtgggggatgtgtggggcatgGGGTCCTTCTATGGGGTGAGGGTGGTGGccgtggggggggacatgggggtctgtgtggggcggtggggggacacggggaggatgtggggcaggggggggccatggggtccttctgtggggcagggaggtggccatggggggggacgtgtggggcagggggggaagtgGGGtccttctgtggggcagggaggtggccgtgggggggggacatgtggggcaggggggggctgtGACCTCTAGTGAGGGGCAGtgagtcggggggggggacacgtgtggggcagggggggacgtGGGCTCCTTCTATGGGGTGAGGGTGGTGGCtgcgggggggacatgggggtctatgtggggcaggggggggacacggggaggatgtggggcgggggggggacatggggtccttctatggggcagggaggtggccgtgggggggggacatgtggggcggggggggggccatgAGGTCCCTGTCTgtgcccctgtcccctctgcatcTCCACCCCCTCTGTGACCACGCCCCCCAGGGTGACCACGCCCCCCAGCCActgcccccccatatcccccacatcccccttcctcCATGACCACGCCCCCATGTGACCACGCCCCCTCACGACCACGCCCCCCCGGGTGTGACCATGCCCCCATCCGGACCCCCCTTCCCTGTGACCACGCCCCCTCATGACCACGCCCCCTCATGACCACACCCCCTCACGACCACGCCCCCCCGGGGTCTGACCACGCCCCCATCCAGACCCACTTGCCCCCTCGTGACCACACCCCCTCGCGACCATGCCCCCGGGTGTGACCACGCCCCCATCCAGACCCACTCCCACCCATCCCCGTGACCACGCCCCTTCACGACCACACCCCCTCACGACCACACCCCCGGAGGTGTAACCACGCCCCTCGGGGTGTAACCACGCCCCCATCCGGACCCCCTCCCACCCATCCCCGTGACCACGCCCCTTCACGACCACACCCCCTCACGACCACACCCCCCGGAGGTGTGACCACGCCCCTCGGGGTGTAACCACGCCCCCCGGGTGTGACCACGCCCCCACCCAGACCCCCTCCCACCCTTCCCCATGACCATGCCCCTTCATGACCACACCCCCTCGCGACCACGCCCCCTAAGGTCTGACCACGCCCTCCGGAGGTGTGACCACGCCCCCTGCCATTAAAGGCCGCCATTTTGCGCTCTCCCCCCCCCAGGCGCGGCTCCTGGCTCCCGGGGGTGTCCTGTCCCATcgggggggtcctggtggcctTTCGGCTGCGGGTGGAGCCCCCCCGGGGGATATGGGACGACACGGCGGCCACCGACCTGCACGGGCTCTGCTCCGACGGCTCCTCCctgggggggcccgggggccacGGGGGGGCGTGGGGCAACTGGAGCCTCCCCTGCAgcgcccccgcggcggggggggtgtgCGGGATCCGCACCCGCCTGGAGCCCCCCcagcgggggggggacgacaccggCCTCAACAGCGTCCTCCTCTTCTGCTGCCCCTGAGGGGGACAACGGGGGGGGGAGGACGGACACAgtgagggaggggggacacgacacggggggggggcccccccaatGTCCTCCCATGACCCACATtgacccctgtcccccccccagtgtcacccccccGGGTCACCCTGGTGGCCCCCCATGACCCCCACtgacccctgacccccccatgtcccctccccacggcccctcgtgtccccccccatgacCCCTGTCCCCCTCCACTGTCCCCCTAGgacctccatgtcccccccatgacccccactgacccctgacccccccatgtctccccccccatgtcccccccccacggCCCCTCGTGTCCCCCCAtgacccctgtccccccccactgtcccccctgggacccccatgtcccccccatgacccccattgacccctgccccccccctccttgtgGGCCCCCCCTCATTAAACTCGGTGGGTAACAAGCTGGTGTCCTCTCATTGTTGGGGGGCCCtttggggggactgggagggactggggggggggtactggggggcactggaagGGATTAGAGGGGTCTGGGGGTGGTTACTGGGTGACACCGGGGGGCACGGGGATgttactgggggacactgggaggggggaactgggaggtactgggggaaactgggagagactgggggttactgggagggactggggggcactggggggtactggaagggactgggaggttactggggggcatggggggaaCTAAGAGGGACTGGGCGTTACTGGGAGActctggggggcactgggaggtactgggggggagtgggaggttatgggggggactgggaggtactgggggacatggggggaacTGAGAGAGACTGGGGGTTACTGGGcggagactgggagggactggggggtactggaagggactgggagagactgacGGCTCCCGGAGACGGTCGGAGGGGTCGGTAGCGCCCTCCCCTGCCGTAAAGCGCGGCGGTCACGCCGTCGTACCTGCCACGCTGCCGTAAAGCGCGGCAGTGGCGTGTCGTCGCG contains:
- the LOC141478905 gene encoding vitelline membrane outer layer protein 1 homolog; translated protein: MARSPQPLVALVALVVAPVWGWDKSVTVTTLSVDNGGPWGDWGDPEFCPKGSYATGFQLKVEPHKGFFGDDTGLNGVRLLCARGGAVTSSEGPRGSWLPGVSCPIGGVLVAFRLRVEPPRGIWDDTAATDLHGLCSDGSSLGGPGGHGGAWGNWSLPCSAPAAGGVCGIRTRLEPPQRGGDDTGLNSVLLFCCP